A stretch of Anaerobiospirillum thomasii DNA encodes these proteins:
- a CDS encoding HAD family hydrolase, with the protein MDLQLEQYIFSRKAIIFDMDGTLLNTEPLHVRAWNHIAKEYGFKEFDYDYIKTIGGIPTLGIAAMVIKENNLDVSPQEICDKKTEAYRDIYLPDATIFENIASILYKAHDLGIKTALATGSYRNEVQILLNKFDLNKYFNAVITSDNLPRPKPHPDIYLNALKAIDASPSEALVFEDTQIGLQGVSAARIDCILVSEGNIVKGPIKPE; encoded by the coding sequence ATGGATTTACAACTTGAGCAGTATATTTTTTCCAGAAAAGCCATTATTTTTGATATGGACGGCACCTTGCTTAATACCGAGCCTTTACATGTCAGAGCCTGGAATCATATAGCCAAAGAATACGGCTTTAAGGAATTTGATTATGACTATATCAAAACTATAGGTGGTATACCTACTCTTGGCATTGCCGCTATGGTTATTAAAGAGAATAATCTTGATGTCAGTCCACAGGAGATCTGCGATAAAAAGACTGAGGCCTATCGTGATATTTATCTGCCAGATGCTACTATTTTTGAAAATATTGCATCTATTCTATACAAAGCCCACGACCTTGGTATAAAAACAGCCCTGGCCACTGGCTCCTATCGTAACGAAGTGCAGATACTTTTAAATAAATTTGATTTAAATAAATACTTTAATGCAGTTATAACATCAGACAATCTGCCACGTCCAAAACCACATCCTGATATTTATCTAAATGCCCTTAAGGCCATTGATGCAAGCCCATCTGAGGCCTTGGTCTTTGAGGATACACAAATTGGTCTGCAAGGCGTCAGTGCTGCCAGAATTGATTGCATACTAGTCAGTGAGGGCAATATTGTCAAAGGCCCAATCAAACCTGAATAA
- a CDS encoding deoxycytidylate deaminase, whose product MSDDYTRPSKDLSFIDIAQAVSMRSTCLRRRYGAVIVSKDGRIVSTGYNGAPRHRANCTDLKVCLREIKNIKPGTHYELCRAVHAEANAIINGNPLDIVGGTLYLCGTDVKTNKPTAHMRPCAMCERLILNAQIARVVMRNEHGELISIDPLSFEDDAIVNPSAIKRITKKL is encoded by the coding sequence ATGAGTGATGATTATACAAGACCGTCAAAAGATCTCTCCTTTATTGATATAGCACAGGCTGTATCCATGCGCTCAACCTGCCTGCGTCGCCGCTATGGAGCTGTCATTGTCTCAAAGGATGGACGTATTGTCTCAACAGGTTATAACGGCGCCCCGCGACACAGAGCCAACTGCACCGATCTTAAAGTATGCCTCAGGGAGATTAAAAACATAAAACCAGGCACCCACTATGAGCTGTGCCGTGCTGTACATGCCGAGGCCAATGCCATCATCAACGGCAATCCTTTGGATATTGTAGGTGGCACACTGTATTTATGCGGCACCGATGTTAAAACCAATAAGCCAACAGCTCATATGCGCCCCTGCGCCATGTGCGAAAGACTTATTTTAAATGCACAGATTGCCCGTGTTGTAATGCGCAATGAACATGGTGAGCTTATATCTATTGACCCTTTGAGCTTTGAGGATGATGCCATAGTCAACCCCAGTGCCATTAAAAGAATTACTAAAAAACTATAA
- a CDS encoding SLC13 family permease, producing MDNATITLIVLGVVAFLFITELIPLAVTSIGATVTLGFLGILAPNQVFSGLSNSTVVLFAGMFVVGAAMLESGLAQAIGNWVVNKVGTNEVPLLAAMMLVTIIMSAFASNTGTVACLMPVIIGICAAGRIPASPLLMGLAVAANAGGTITMVGTPPNIIAAGALESANIEPFGFFEFGLIGIPVSIVAVVYMLLLGRKLIPAHNADVGSIDATAGMSGSPKARLICVGILSYVILGICFGIPGLTTEMVAISGALLCVLFGCLTERQAYNSIDWVTIFLFAGMLPLAKALETTGAGALIAHKVVSLMGSEPSPYLFMTVLFCLSCGLTQFMSNTAAAALLCPIGISIANEMGASPYPVLMAIAIAASCAYTTPVATPPNTLVMGPGKFKFKDYIVVGTPLVVLSMIVCIAIIPLFWPFFPEV from the coding sequence ATGGATAATGCAACGATAACCCTAATTGTGTTAGGAGTAGTGGCCTTTTTGTTCATCACCGAGCTCATTCCGCTGGCAGTGACATCTATAGGTGCTACAGTGACTTTAGGCTTTCTTGGAATCTTGGCACCAAATCAGGTGTTTTCAGGTCTGTCCAATTCAACAGTGGTTCTCTTTGCAGGTATGTTCGTAGTAGGCGCGGCCATGCTTGAATCGGGCCTGGCGCAGGCTATTGGCAACTGGGTGGTCAACAAGGTAGGTACCAATGAAGTGCCACTTTTAGCTGCCATGATGCTTGTCACTATTATTATGTCGGCCTTTGCCTCAAATACAGGTACTGTGGCCTGTCTTATGCCTGTTATTATAGGTATCTGTGCCGCAGGTAGAATTCCGGCCTCGCCTTTGCTCATGGGTCTTGCTGTTGCTGCCAATGCCGGCGGTACCATAACCATGGTAGGCACTCCACCTAATATTATTGCAGCAGGTGCGCTTGAGAGTGCCAATATTGAGCCTTTTGGCTTTTTTGAATTTGGTCTTATAGGTATTCCTGTATCTATTGTAGCTGTTGTATATATGCTGCTGTTAGGCCGCAAGCTTATTCCTGCCCATAATGCAGATGTCGGCTCAATTGATGCAACAGCAGGCATGTCAGGCAGCCCTAAAGCCAGACTTATCTGTGTTGGAATTTTAAGCTATGTAATTTTAGGTATCTGTTTTGGTATACCTGGTCTTACCACAGAAATGGTGGCTATATCTGGTGCTCTTTTATGTGTGCTCTTTGGCTGTCTTACCGAAAGACAGGCCTACAACAGTATTGACTGGGTCACCATATTCCTCTTTGCAGGTATGCTGCCACTTGCCAAGGCCCTCGAGACTACAGGCGCAGGGGCCCTTATTGCCCATAAGGTTGTGTCACTGATGGGATCAGAACCATCTCCATATCTGTTTATGACTGTGCTCTTCTGTCTCTCCTGCGGTCTGACTCAGTTTATGTCAAATACAGCCGCTGCCGCTCTTTTATGTCCAATTGGTATCTCAATTGCAAATGAAATGGGTGCATCTCCATATCCTGTGCTTATGGCCATTGCCATTGCCGCCTCCTGTGCCTATACCACACCTGTGGCCACACCGCCAAACACCCTGGTTATGGGTCCTGGTAAATTCAAGTTTAAAGACTATATAGTAGTGGGTACTCCTCTTGTGGTTTTATCCATGATTGTATGTATAGCCATCATTCCTCTGTTCTGGCCATTCTTCCCAGAGGTCTGA
- a CDS encoding AAA family ATPase, whose amino-acid sequence MNTHAKPKVLPGCESFEKIITTNAYYVDKTSYLKNLLESSDEVENALFTRPRRFGKTLNMSMIKAFCELDYKNPGDTTYQQKLFIDNGRNLAVSQDEYKELRDKVMGQVPVIYVSFRGVEGLCFHHAVDKIITKIALLYKYFLFLADSKKIPQAQKDLFLSIYNFCFKHKGELKNDALLDKAISYCGTFIPTLADMLYTEFGRQVLILIDEYDVPLQKAVVAQEPYYEKMLGIIRDISVNTFKQDPDAWLYKGIITGCLKIAHQSVFTDANNFTTFNVNSKLYSSFFGFTQEQTDKILCDFGVESKRDEIKKWYNGYRFGHDYVYCPWSLMEYCLSVTDGSEEPEAYWVNTSGNDIITLYTKNSIEANDADTTQKLQDLMDGNLVLIKLSEFSVYPDIKQGMSFDTFCTMMLQTGYVTFDENSKLKGMVSVKIPNYEVRQAFETKLSFFYSNDNDSWKDEGFKLLDALMGNDIDKAQAIINSVLGTYISIRHSGSEQYYHGLMQGLLISAARSKNITVLDENESGLGYSDLIFKDSVNDKAVILEFKRARVNADNCLKAAKEATEQIIEKKYACLFSEQYTQVYGIGIGFFKKTCKIESLGNIAKKSGSE is encoded by the coding sequence ATGAACACACACGCAAAGCCAAAAGTATTACCAGGATGTGAGAGCTTTGAAAAAATTATTACTACCAATGCATATTATGTAGATAAAACCTCATACTTAAAAAATCTCCTTGAAAGCTCTGATGAGGTTGAAAATGCCTTATTCACAAGACCCCGTCGCTTTGGAAAAACTTTAAATATGTCCATGATAAAGGCCTTTTGTGAGCTTGACTATAAAAATCCTGGGGATACAACCTATCAGCAAAAACTCTTTATAGACAATGGCCGTAATCTTGCAGTCTCTCAGGATGAGTATAAAGAGCTGCGTGATAAGGTTATGGGACAGGTGCCTGTTATCTATGTCTCCTTTAGAGGTGTTGAGGGCCTATGTTTTCATCATGCCGTTGATAAAATTATTACTAAGATAGCACTGCTGTATAAATATTTTCTGTTTCTTGCTGATAGTAAAAAAATACCTCAGGCGCAAAAGGATCTTTTTTTAAGCATTTACAATTTTTGTTTCAAACACAAAGGTGAATTAAAAAATGACGCTTTGCTTGATAAGGCAATATCCTATTGTGGAACCTTCATACCAACACTAGCTGATATGCTCTATACAGAGTTTGGCAGACAGGTTTTAATCCTTATAGATGAGTATGATGTCCCATTACAAAAGGCTGTTGTGGCCCAAGAGCCTTACTATGAGAAAATGCTTGGCATTATCCGTGATATAAGTGTTAATACCTTTAAACAAGATCCTGATGCCTGGCTGTATAAGGGTATTATTACAGGCTGCTTAAAAATTGCCCATCAAAGTGTCTTTACTGATGCTAATAACTTTACCACCTTTAATGTTAACTCTAAGCTCTATTCCTCGTTCTTTGGCTTTACGCAGGAGCAGACTGATAAAATTCTATGTGACTTTGGGGTAGAGTCTAAAAGAGATGAGATTAAAAAGTGGTATAACGGCTATAGATTTGGCCATGATTATGTCTACTGCCCATGGTCTTTAATGGAGTACTGTTTATCAGTAACTGATGGTAGCGAGGAGCCTGAGGCCTATTGGGTCAACACCTCTGGCAATGACATTATCACTCTGTACACTAAAAACTCAATTGAGGCCAATGATGCAGACACTACACAAAAGCTACAGGATTTAATGGATGGTAATTTGGTTTTAATAAAACTCTCTGAATTTAGTGTTTATCCTGATATTAAACAAGGTATGAGCTTTGATACCTTTTGTACCATGATGCTGCAAACAGGCTATGTCACCTTTGATGAAAATTCAAAACTCAAAGGAATGGTTAGCGTTAAAATACCAAACTATGAGGTAAGGCAAGCCTTTGAGACCAAATTATCTTTCTTTTATTCTAATGACAATGATAGCTGGAAAGATGAGGGCTTTAAGCTTTTAGATGCACTGATGGGCAATGATATTGACAAAGCTCAGGCCATTATAAACTCAGTCCTTGGAACCTATATAAGTATAAGACACTCAGGCTCTGAGCAATACTATCATGGCTTGATGCAGGGGCTTTTAATTAGTGCTGCCAGAAGTAAAAATATCACTGTCCTAGATGAGAATGAAAGCGGTCTTGGTTATAGTGATTTAATCTTTAAAGATTCTGTTAATGATAAAGCTGTTATTTTAGAGTTTAAACGAGCTAGAGTAAATGCAGATAACTGTCTAAAAGCAGCAAAAGAGGCCACAGAGCAAATCATAGAAAAGAAATATGCCTGCCTTTTTAGTGAACAATATACACAGGTATATGGCATTGGCATTGGCTTTTTCAAGAAAACATGTAAGATTGAATCCCTTGGCAATATTGCAAAGAAGAGCGGATCTGAATAA
- a CDS encoding Fic family protein produces MSNALNGVFWDREALQLNIPFQKTVDEALRVFDKNLPLIACHTISTLEHIPLTFAQSVTISHGYSVSDLSIRDLNRVDNYFSGMRTLTEMIRVGQFGLNKYTACVLHGLTGKGEAKNYGQFRNGSVGLYKVMYSPPEALHLPEIAQRGGAYLSNEIADPKERAIGVFLFMARNQFFFDVNRRTASLMMNGVLLSHGYAPLSFLANSSENFDKVLTDFYESGDANPMMRYFENQISQLFEEPKTSIPESKKLEL; encoded by the coding sequence ATGTCTAACGCATTAAATGGTGTTTTTTGGGATAGGGAAGCGTTGCAATTGAACATCCCGTTTCAGAAAACGGTAGATGAAGCGCTTCGGGTATTCGATAAGAATCTTCCTTTGATTGCGTGTCATACTATATCAACGCTTGAACATATTCCTTTGACTTTTGCTCAATCAGTGACGATTTCACACGGTTATTCTGTAAGTGATCTTTCAATACGAGATTTAAATCGTGTTGACAATTATTTCTCCGGGATGAGGACTCTGACTGAAATGATCAGAGTTGGTCAATTTGGTCTTAATAAATATACTGCCTGCGTCTTGCACGGACTCACTGGCAAGGGCGAGGCTAAAAATTATGGTCAGTTTCGGAATGGCTCTGTAGGCTTGTATAAAGTCATGTATTCCCCTCCAGAAGCTTTGCATTTGCCGGAAATTGCACAGAGGGGGGGGGCTTATCTTAGCAATGAAATTGCAGACCCGAAAGAAAGGGCGATTGGTGTTTTTCTTTTCATGGCAAGAAATCAGTTCTTCTTTGATGTGAATAGGCGAACAGCATCTTTGATGATGAATGGCGTTTTGCTATCTCATGGTTATGCGCCTTTAAGCTTCCTAGCAAACTCATCTGAGAATTTTGATAAGGTTTTGACTGATTTCTACGAATCAGGTGATGCAAATCCAATGATGAGATATTTTGAAAATCAAATTTCTCAGTTGTTTGAAGAACCTAAGACAAGCATCCCAGAATCGAAGAAGCTGGAGCTTTAA
- the dusA gene encoding tRNA dihydrouridine(20/20a) synthase DusA: MGDINYFSGADRFSVAPMIDVTDSTFRRMARALCKECMLYTEMIAADALYHGRDFLIDYKDEELPCTLQLGGSDPKKLAVAAKMGFERGYSAINLNAGCPSDKVQSGNFGAVLMKTPEVIASCFKAMQESVSIPVTVKTRIGVDDEDSFEFTCRLIDTIYEAGCRHIIVHARKAWLNGLSPKENRSIPPLDYGRVYAMKQRHSDLRITINGGILTLDECQEHLKYVDGVMLGRAIIDNPYLLCSVDSTLYGHKDEIKSREQVLYEMADMADALVSEGIALHHFARHLLGLFNGINGARAYRRYLSEHITKKGADGNVLREAFLKINNV; encoded by the coding sequence ATGGGGGATATTAATTATTTTTCAGGTGCTGACAGATTTTCTGTGGCACCTATGATTGATGTTACAGATTCAACTTTCAGACGTATGGCGCGCGCTCTGTGCAAAGAGTGTATGCTCTATACAGAGATGATAGCCGCCGATGCTCTTTACCATGGCCGCGATTTTTTAATTGATTATAAGGATGAGGAGCTGCCATGCACACTGCAGCTTGGCGGATCTGATCCTAAAAAGCTAGCTGTTGCTGCCAAAATGGGGTTTGAGCGTGGCTACAGTGCCATCAATTTAAATGCAGGCTGCCCCTCTGATAAAGTGCAGAGCGGCAACTTTGGTGCTGTGCTTATGAAAACACCAGAGGTTATAGCCTCATGTTTTAAAGCCATGCAGGAGAGTGTAAGCATTCCTGTGACGGTTAAAACACGCATAGGTGTTGATGATGAGGACAGCTTTGAGTTTACCTGCAGACTTATAGATACTATATATGAGGCAGGGTGCAGACATATTATTGTGCATGCCAGAAAGGCCTGGCTTAATGGTCTGTCACCAAAGGAGAACAGAAGTATTCCACCTCTTGATTATGGCAGAGTCTATGCCATGAAACAAAGGCATAGCGATCTTAGAATAACCATCAACGGCGGTATTTTAACTCTTGATGAGTGTCAGGAGCATTTAAAGTATGTTGACGGTGTCATGCTGGGCAGGGCCATTATTGATAATCCATACCTTTTGTGCAGCGTTGACAGCACACTGTATGGACACAAAGATGAGATTAAAAGCCGTGAGCAGGTGCTCTATGAAATGGCTGATATGGCAGATGCACTAGTGTCTGAAGGTATAGCACTGCATCATTTTGCCCGTCATCTTTTAGGACTGTTCAACGGTATCAATGGAGCTAGGGCCTACAGACGTTATCTTTCAGAGCATATAACCAAAAAGGGTGCAGATGGCAATGTACTGCGCGAGGCCTTTTTAAAGATTAATAATGTGTAA
- a CDS encoding aldo/keto reductase gives MDITSKFALNNGVKMPLLGLGVFRSPMGETTRAAVRTALEYCYRHIDTARVYCNEKSVGRAIAEYKSVISRDELFVTTKLWKDDFKNPRQGLIDSLTRLNLDYVDLYLLHWPFEGYEQAWLELEKLQKEGLCRAIGVSNFKIHHLERLKECSASVVPQVNQVECHPANAENELLSYCKKNQICLEAYSPLGGEGRTLVNDPRIMGLADYYKVTPAQIILRWNIQRGVPVIPKSIKPQRILENSKLFDFEIKVDDMATIDEMNMNARRAFDSDRINQRPLESFPTLVEEP, from the coding sequence ATGGATATTACATCAAAGTTTGCACTAAACAATGGCGTCAAGATGCCACTTTTAGGTCTTGGAGTATTTAGATCGCCTATGGGTGAGACTACAAGAGCTGCTGTCAGAACTGCCCTTGAGTACTGCTACAGACATATAGATACAGCCCGTGTCTACTGCAATGAAAAAAGTGTAGGCAGGGCCATAGCCGAGTATAAGTCTGTTATAAGCCGTGATGAGCTTTTTGTTACCACCAAGCTGTGGAAGGATGATTTTAAAAATCCGCGTCAGGGGCTTATAGATTCGCTGACCCGTCTTAATCTTGACTATGTTGATCTGTATCTTCTGCACTGGCCATTTGAGGGTTACGAGCAGGCCTGGCTTGAGCTTGAGAAACTGCAAAAAGAGGGGCTGTGTCGTGCCATTGGCGTCTCTAATTTTAAGATTCACCATTTAGAGCGTTTAAAGGAATGCTCTGCAAGTGTGGTGCCGCAGGTCAATCAGGTTGAATGTCATCCTGCAAATGCTGAAAATGAGCTTTTATCCTACTGCAAGAAAAATCAGATCTGCCTTGAGGCATACTCTCCTTTAGGCGGTGAGGGCCGTACTTTGGTCAATGATCCGCGCATTATGGGGCTTGCCGATTACTACAAGGTAACACCTGCGCAGATTATATTGCGCTGGAATATACAAAGAGGCGTACCTGTTATTCCAAAATCAATAAAGCCACAGCGCATTCTTGAAAACTCAAAGCTCTTTGACTTTGAAATCAAGGTTGATGATATGGCCACTATTGATGAGATGAATATGAATGCAAGACGAGCCTTTGACTCTGACAGAATCAATCAAAGACCGCTTGAGTCCTTCCCAACCCTGGTTGAAGAGCCTTAA